One Primulina eburnea isolate SZY01 chromosome 4, ASM2296580v1, whole genome shotgun sequence genomic window, TCCCTTCAGTCCTTTACGGAGTTTATCATCAACAAACAATGAAATATACTCAGGAGAACGGGGATTCAAGTtgataaaatattcaaaagaagAACTCAAGGCATTTTGGAAGGTCTTGTCATTGCCAAAGGCCATGCTTATGATCTTATCATACTTGTCCCTTTTCTCAAGGAGTAAGTCAACAaaatcaactggattctttgaTTTCTCAGGGTCGCTGACAAGTTGTTTGCCAGTGTCTCTAATGTGAGATGTCATTACATCTCTAATTGTAGAGAGACCATTATTAACTCGACGAAATAAGCTGTACATCCTTCCCAAGTCCTCAAACTTATTATCACAAAGCATATTTACTAAACCTGAATTTTCCATGTGAACTAGTCTAAGCATGTGATTGGCAATCATCTCTTTCTCTACAACATTAGTGATTTGGGCTTCACTATTTGCGTCCAAGTAGTGGGATACCCTCtcaatttcttcatttaaacgcCTTTCAGCTTTCTTTAGGTAGTCCCCGCAATCACTGCACTCGATAAACTCCTGAGATTCTGCTCTGTAGAAATCAGCTGAAACTTCAAGAAATGGTTTCTCAAAATCTTCTTGGTAGACTGAAGGTCCCAATTCCATAAGCATTTTGATTATGTTTCTCATTAGTCCTCTGTTGATAACTTCACCTGTGCGTTCCCTGAATATTAATTCAAGAAGTGTGTTCAAAAGCCTCGTTCTTATTTTACTAGAGTGGATTACATTGTCTCTCCAAATATTGAGTCCTAGTTCATGAACAGAAGTTCTCTGGGTATTAGGGATGAAAGTTCTATCCATGTACATCAATATATCCCGAATCATCTGCAGTGCTTTATTATGATCACTCCATTTTGTATTAAGTTCCTCCAGGAATGATCCACCCTGGGCAGCCTCGATACATTTGGACATTGTTTGAAGATGGAATGTCATTGTTGACACGAGTCCTGAATAAAGAGAATCCCCAAATTTATGCAATACCATATTGTAAGCATTtctgcattaaaaaaaaataagtgaGATAACAGCTCATTTTTAGGTACAGAAAAGAATTGAACACATGTAGGAAACGAAAATGAAAGGAATCAGTTTAAAAATAAGCCAAatctgatttttttattttctaattCTTTTAGTAACAATATCCACCCATGAAACGACAATTTCCTCTTTTCGACATTTATTAACTTTATATATCTCTGATTTCTACAGTACCATCTCATCCAAAGATAAATTGTAAGTCAGGTAGTGCACTTGCTGAATTTCAGCAAAAACCTCAATTTCCTTTATTCTACATGTCATATTTGTGCTGTACCAGAAAAAGGGAACATAAATATGATATCCGGCCAGGAGAAAAAACTAGAATCCCAACTCTCAAGTACATTAGGAATGATAGAGTTCAAACTGGCAGAATGgcaatttgaacaagtaaataACAACCACAGTTTACATATTTCTCCAAATTCCTCAACAACCTCAGGTGAATCATAGAAATCTCCGAACCTACGACACCCAATCTTATGTGAGAACAACCACACATACTCCTCATTTTTGTTACCTATAGGCTGCAACATTCTACCCATGTGAGGGCCCAAAAATTCTCAATATGAACTAAATCGATTTATCACTTGGATGGGACGTTAATACTTTAAATCTAACTATTGAGGAATCGGTAAAATGCTCGGAAATTTCGAAGTGTTGAGAATTTGGGAGCTCATCAAATGCATAATGAATAATTAGAGATATCGATAAGTCAGAAAGTCAACATGCATGCAAGGTCTATTTCCTAATGAAAAAATCGTTTAAGAGCTATACGAGCCCAATACTATTTGAAGTAGAGGAATCAGAAAAACAGCAGCGGCGAACAGCACAGACAAGAAACTGATCAGATTAGGTAAGCAAATTCAAGTTAAATAAGAATTCTGCAAGTTCagaaattcttgaattttgatgCCTCTGAATCCTTTAATACAGGATTTTATTCTAATCAAAATAAGATTTCAATCACAATCAAAATAGTATTCTGTTCCAAATTAACACTAGATTCTGCAACCCTATTTTTAACTAGATATTATGTTACATGAATTCGAAATGACAATCATATTGGTTGTATATCAAATTCATCTCAACTACCATTACATTTAACTACACTAATAAATGATGTATTTAAAATTCATCAAAACAACCAAATAGATTTTAAATCATGATTTGTTTCAAATACCTTCATCCAAATGCATCCTTGGATTATGCGTCTATAATAGGATCCTAGGTTGAACTAAAATCGGTCGTGTATTCACTAGTATGCAGTTCACAAGCTAGGAAAACAAATTTGATAAATGACTCATGTAACATGCATGTCAGTCTGATTGACAAAATCTGTTTCAGTAATCAATTAAGAAAGCAAGTTCAACTTAAATAACAATCCCGCATATTAGGAAATTTTTCAATTTGTATAGCATTAAAATTCCTAAAATACAGAATTTCTTTCTTATAGAAATTAAGTCCAAATTAACGTCGAATTCTACATCTCGACCTGCATCTCCATTCCAACTTGATATAAGACTATACATTCATAAAATGAGGTTCTGGATTGAACTAATATCATTCATATAATTCAATTATAAGAAGTTCATTAGATAGGAAGAACAAAGTGCCAAGGATTTCATGTCCAGTATAGAAAAGAGATAGTAAGTTCACAACAATAAATTAAGAATGAGATCACCCTAGCAACCTTTtgtaaatgtttttatgcaaatgtttGAATCTCCAGTAGAATGAAAGGTGTGTATTGGCACATAAACACTTGACAAATAATTTTAATcttatttttttgaataaagTTCTAAATTTGACTGTTTTTGTGAATACAAAACTTGCAAGGCTCTCCACTACTAGGTAAATTGAGCAGGTGATTAAGGATGTCCTAACCCAACGGCCAGTTAATGCCTGTTGTAGACCTGGAACGAAGGAGTTAGTTCCGTCATGTGTAATTGGTTGACAGCAAGGTAAAATATATGCATAATTGTGATCCATTGAAAAGGAGTCAATAATTAATATTATGCTATCAACAAGAATGACTAGGATAAGTAACCATGATGCAACCATTTGTTGATAAGTAAAATATTCACGGGTTACAATCATTAGTACCGCATATGCTCTATTTCTATTTGAATCAAGTTAGATTCGGTTTAAATTTGaactaaatgttttttttatttctctCAGATTTTTCCCCTTAAATATGTATTATGTGTGTTTTCTTTCTGATAAAGCTACTTCTATTTGATACTTGTGATGCCTGAAATATGCACTAATTGTTAAGGTAAGTCTCAGTAGGACTTGACCAGGTGGAAAATAAATAGACACTCAAAACAAGTACATGTTCCAGCATCAGTAACCAACTCCTTATCAATCTTAATTCCTTTCAATCTGAACAATAATTCAATCGATTCAATTCTAACAAGTAGGAAACAAGGGAGAGAGAACCCTTGTATAAATTTGATTAGTATACTGCCTGTGAAGCTTATAAAGAAACAAAATCCCTGTATAAAGTGTTTGTAGGACATGCGGTTGCTCAAAATGGTTTAAGCAAGCACCTCCCCGACTATGGTGATACATGTAAAATGTTTAATAAATTTAACCTCAGATTTCTACATGATGTATTTTGGGTCCGAATTTATAAAGTTACTTTTTTAACAGCAATCTGTGTAGACATTCTTAGGGGATATTCTCAGTCTTCTCTGTTCATCTGCCTATCTACTTTCCATATGGTGGGTAATCTACTTGATAATCAGACTCTCTTTTAATTGTCCTGATGAAAAGTTCTGTTAAACCTAATATTATGCCAACAGGGGCGAAATCGTGTTTTAAAATGCCAAATAAATGATagtgtttgtttttattttggaGGATAAAAAATAAATTCCTAAAATGAAAACAAAGAACACCTAAGAATCTCACTAAATCAGGCATGGTACGGTTTTAATGATATTGGCAGATCATATGAACAAAGGGCCACATTTGGTACTCACATCATCAAGGTTGTAAATGGCGGGAGGCGGTGGCGGGGCGGTCGGTGACCGCCTACCGCCTCAGCCGCCTAGGCGGTGCCCAAGCGGCGCCTAGgcggttgaatttttttaagtaatttttttatagataatcatgcaatataatcatttttatataaaatgtacaattaaataatgtttaagcacaaatataatatcatctagaTAATGTGTAATTAATAAAGATTTATCATCATATTAATGCTATTATGCTAACAAAGTAATATAATTGTTTTTACCAAAAAActaagtttaatttttttaattatttttctgaCCGTGCGGCAGTGGGCAGATTGTGTGTGGTTGTTGAGAgtgaaaaacaaaaataaaatagagaAAGTGAGGTGTGTTAgggttttaatatttaaaattagtttactttgactaggtttttaaaattgttgactacaACTTAAAATCTTGACTGCCTCGCCCGCCTGCTCGCCGCCTCGCCAACGCCGTATAGCTTGGGCCGCCTAAAACACCCGCCTCATGCATAGGCGGTGCGGTCGAGGGCCGCCTACCGCCTAGGCGGTGCCTAGGCGGCCGCCTCGACCGCCATTTAGAACACTGCACATCATACAAATCTAACAAATATCAAAAGGTAAACACTGTTTTTAATAAATTTCTGCTACTAGGAGACATAATGGCTGAAAGAAGAACTAACTCTCAAAATTTCAAATAAACTCCCACTTACTAAGTCGATTTCTTTTATCAGAAACGAAATTCAGTAAAGTGCACATATACACAATGAGGGATGCTGTCAATCTTCAAAATTATAGTTCGATAACCCAATTAGAAGATGTAGTCTGAACACAAACAAGTTACACAATTACAAGTCAATTTGTATTCCCTCAAAGATCCATTGTTACATTCTTTTCATAGCTCCATGTTTTTTCCATTATCACCAAATTACATCATGTTCCAATTTTTTTCCCGTTTCCAAACGTATGATAACGTATAATTGGTTGCTCACAAGTGCCGTAACATTTTTTGGCTATATTTAAATGAAACCAAATTCTTTCAATATCCTATAACATATAGATGATGTGAATTTGACTGATATGAAAATGTGATATCTAGATTTGCATTTCTCGAAAAGAACATACCAACTAGGAGGACCCATCAGGTCACGTTTTTTTCATTGTGGAACATAAcgagtatttaatttattaagcgcCAAAATCCAAGTAAACACTCGCAACTTGATATGAACTAAGGTTTTACGAATTTGGGAATATTGACTAGGTCTAGTCATCACGCAGGTAAGGAAAAGGTGTATGTGCACTGTTCTCACTGTAAGACGAACTCCCTATCAACCAACTACCTACATACTACATAGTAACAACGGACTTAACTGCCTCCTCTTTCGATGAGGTAAACCCACTTCGAAAATGAATGGGGTTTTTTTTTAACAGGCAATGGGGTGTTATGTAAGCAGATAAGTAGCATGCTTCTGTATTAAGCAATATGTGAGTGCAAATCAACCAAAAAAAAATCCTGGTGATTATAGGTAACAgcattaaaatcttaaaaattcaaAGCACATGACCATGATTCAGCTCGCAAACACACAATCGTTTCAGTTGAGAGGCAATCAGATACAAAAAGACTTCATTGTGAGACTGTACCccaaaaaaagttttaaaaacaaACACAAAAAGCTTCAACAACAAGCCCAAAACTTCAATATGAAGAAATAACAATTATCGCACTGCaggtaaaataaaattataaatctcATAGCGACTAGGTGCTGTTGTAGAAAACGGATTAGAAAACATTAAAGCCGAATCAAACCCAATACAGACTTCAAATCACAAATTAATTGggaaaagatgatcaaaaagACATTAATCCAAAAAAAACCTGTATAATTCTTCAAAGCTGAGTCCACTGGCGTTATGGTTATAAATTTCATTAATCGCGTGCTCTAAAATCTTCCAAGTCTTTTCTGCATACTTCGGATCTACAACCACCTTATGCTTAAACGCTTCAATCTGAAAATTCCTCTTCTTCTGCCCACTGCTCATCCTTTTGGTTTTTTCCCTTTTCCgctaaaaaataatgttttttttcttaaaaaaaacagaAATTCAAATTCTCGAAACCCGAAATAAAGAGCCAATCAAGCCAGATGTTGCAggaaaaaatgataaaattaataatttctgCTCAATTTCAGCAGCTCGCGAAGAAGAATCGCGGTTTGAAATGGAGTGGGGAAATCTATGAAAAGATTAATCTGTACGTCAAGCTAATCCACCCCAACAAGATTTGGTTTTTGATTGAGGAAAGCAAAGTAAATGTTGGATTGTGGATTGATGCAATGTTTTAGAGGGTTTTGCGGTTTTGTTCGGACAACCATGCTTTGTTTCGAATATTTTCCTAAAtatgaataaataataataaaggaaactaaatttattattatattaattaataaatgaaaTGAGTCTTAGCGAGAAGTTTGAATAATCATATGATAAAGATTTAATcagatatatttttaatatcaaatgaatattttcatttttaaatatGTTAACCTCTAGTACTATgacataataataaaatattcggAAAAAATAATCGGTGGAGCTAAAAGTAATAGTAATATTTAAAAAGATAAATATTAgttataagaaaataaaataaataaattgttatGTTTGGATACTCA contains:
- the LOC140830624 gene encoding cullin-3A-like isoform X1, which produces MSSGQKKRNFQIEAFKHKVVVDPKYAEKTWKILEHAINEIYNHNASGLSFEELYRNAYNMVLHKFGDSLYSGLVSTMTFHLQTMSKCIEAAQGGSFLEELNTKWSDHNKALQMIRDILMYMDRTFIPNTQRTSVHELGLNIWRDNVIHSSKIRTRLLNTLLELIFRERTGEVINRGLMRNIIKMLMELGPSVYQEDFEKPFLEVSADFYRAESQEFIECSDCGDYLKKAERRLNEEIERVSHYLDANSEAQITNVVEKEMIANHMLRLVHMENSGLVNMLCDNKFEDLGRMYSLFRRVNNGLSTIRDVMTSHIRDTGKQLVSDPEKSKNPVDFVDLLLEKRDKYDKIISMAFGNDKTFQNALSSSFEYFINLNPRSPEYISLFVDDKLRKGLKGVKEEDIEIILDKVMMLFRYLQEKDVFEKYYKQHLAKRLLSGKTVSDDAERSLIVKLKTECGYQFTSKLEGMFTDMKTSQDTMQGFYTACGSELGNSPTLVVQVLTTGSWPTQSSITCNLPAEMLALCEKFRSYYLGTHTGRRLSWQTNMGTADLRATFGNGQKYELNVSTYQMCVLMLFNNADTLTYREIEQATEISSSDLKRCLQSLACVKGKNVLRKDPMSRDIGEDDVFSVNDKFTSKLRKVKIGTVVAQKESEPEKQETRQRVEEDRKPQIEAAIVRIMKARRVLDHNNIIAEVTKQLQSRFLANPGEIKKRIESLIERDFLERDNVDRRLYRYLA
- the LOC140830624 gene encoding cullin-3A-like isoform X2 translates to MKFITITPVDSALKNYTGLVSTMTFHLQTMSKCIEAAQGGSFLEELNTKWSDHNKALQMIRDILMYMDRTFIPNTQRTSVHELGLNIWRDNVIHSSKIRTRLLNTLLELIFRERTGEVINRGLMRNIIKMLMELGPSVYQEDFEKPFLEVSADFYRAESQEFIECSDCGDYLKKAERRLNEEIERVSHYLDANSEAQITNVVEKEMIANHMLRLVHMENSGLVNMLCDNKFEDLGRMYSLFRRVNNGLSTIRDVMTSHIRDTGKQLVSDPEKSKNPVDFVDLLLEKRDKYDKIISMAFGNDKTFQNALSSSFEYFINLNPRSPEYISLFVDDKLRKGLKGVKEEDIEIILDKVMMLFRYLQEKDVFEKYYKQHLAKRLLSGKTVSDDAERSLIVKLKTECGYQFTSKLEGMFTDMKTSQDTMQGFYTACGSELGNSPTLVVQVLTTGSWPTQSSITCNLPAEMLALCEKFRSYYLGTHTGRRLSWQTNMGTADLRATFGNGQKYELNVSTYQMCVLMLFNNADTLTYREIEQATEISSSDLKRCLQSLACVKGKNVLRKDPMSRDIGEDDVFSVNDKFTSKLRKVKIGTVVAQKESEPEKQETRQRVEEDRKPQIEAAIVRIMKARRVLDHNNIIAEVTKQLQSRFLANPGEIKKRIESLIERDFLERDNVDRRLYRYLA